One genomic region from Macaca mulatta isolate MMU2019108-1 chromosome 20, T2T-MMU8v2.0, whole genome shotgun sequence encodes:
- the E2F4 gene encoding transcription factor E2F4 isoform X1: protein MAEAGPQAPPPPGTPSRHEKSLGLLTTKFVSLLQEAKDGVLDLKLAADTLAVRQKRRIYDITNVLEGIGLIEKKSKNSIQWKGVGPGCNTREIADKLIELKAEIEELQQREQELDQHKVWVQQSIRNVTEDVQNSCLAYVTHEDICRCFAGDTLLAIRAPSGTSLEVPIPEGLNGQKKYQIHLKSVSGPIEVLLVNKEAWSSPPVAVPVPPPEDLLQNPPAVSTPPPLPKPALAQSQSQEASRPNSPQLTPTPVPGSAEVQGMAGPAAEITVSGGPGTDSKDSGELSSLPLGPTALDTRPLQSSALLDSSSSSSSSSSSSSSSSNSSSLSGPNPSTSFEPIKADPTGVLELPKELSEIFDPTRGRLLHSSLGGLRLVLSAVFAPLLRLSPPPGDHDYIYNLDESEGVCDLFDVPVLNL, encoded by the exons ATGGCGGAGGCCGGGCCGCAGGCGCCGCCGCCCCCGGGCACTCCAAGCCGGCACGAAAAGAGCCTGGGACTACTCACCACCAAGTTCGTGTCTCTTCTGCAGGAGGCCAAGGACGGCGTGCTTGACCTCAAGCTG GCAGCTGACACCCTAGCTGTACGCCAGAAGCGGCGGATTTACGACATTACCAATGTTTTGGAAGGTATCGGGCTGATCGAGAAAAAGTCCAAGAACAGCATCCAGTGGAA GGGTGTGGGGCCTGGCTGCAATACCCGGGAGATTGCCGACAAGCTGATTGAGCTCAAGGCAGAGATCGAGGAGCTGCAGCAGCGGGAGCAAGAACTAGACCAGCACAAGGTGTGGGTGCAGCAGAGCATCCGGAACGTCACAGAGGACGTGCAGAACAGCTG TTTGGCCTACGTCACTCATGAGGACATCTGCAGATGCTTTGCTG GAGATACCCTCTTGGCCATCCGGGCCCCATCAGGCACCAGCCTGGAGGTGCCCATCCCAGAG GGTCTCAATGGGCAGAAGAAGTACCAGATTCACCTGAAGAGTGTGAGTGGTCCCATTGAGGTTCTGCTGGTGAACAAGGAGGCATGGAGCTCACCCCCTGTGGCTGTGCCTGTGCCACCACCTGAAGATCTGCTCCAGAACCCACCTGCTGTTTCCACGCCTCCACCTCTGCCGAAGCCTGCCCTAGCCCAGTCCCAATCCCAGGAAGCCTCACGTCCAAATAGTCCTCAGCTCACTCCCACTCCTGTCCCCGGCAGCGCAGAAGTCCAGGGAATGGCTGGCCCagcagctgagatcacag TGAGTGGCGGCCCTGGAACTGATAGCAAGGACAGTGGTGAGCTCAGTTCACTCCCACTGGGCCCAACAGCACTGGACACCCGGCCACTGCAGTCTTCTGCCCTGCtggacagcagcagcagcagcagcagcagtagcagcagcagcagcagcagcagtaacaGCAGCAGTTTATCTGGACCCAACCCTTCTACCTCCTTTGAGCCCATCAAGGCAGACCCCACAGGTG ttttggaactccCCAAAGAGCTGTCAGAAATCTTTGATCCCACACGAGGTAGGCTGCTGCATTCCTCCCTGGGG GGCCTGAGACTAGTGCTCTCTGCAGTGTTTGCCCCGCTGCTCCGTCTTTCTCCACCCCCCGGAGACCACGATTATATCTACAACCTGGACGAGAGTGAAGGTGTCTGTGACCTCTTTGATGTGCCTGTTCTCAACCTCTGA
- the E2F4 gene encoding transcription factor E2F4: MAEAGPQAPPPPGTPSRHEKSLGLLTTKFVSLLQEAKDGVLDLKLAADTLAVRQKRRIYDITNVLEGIGLIEKKSKNSIQWKGVGPGCNTREIADKLIELKAEIEELQQREQELDQHKVWVQQSIRNVTEDVQNSCLAYVTHEDICRCFAGDTLLAIRAPSGTSLEVPIPEGLNGQKKYQIHLKSVSGPIEVLLVNKEAWSSPPVAVPVPPPEDLLQNPPAVSTPPPLPKPALAQSQSQEASRPNSPQLTPTPVPGSAEVQGMAGPAAEITVSGGPGTDSKDSGELSSLPLGPTALDTRPLQSSALLDSSSSSSSSSSSSSSSSNSSSLSGPNPSTSFEPIKADPTGVLELPKELSEIFDPTRECMSSELLEELMSSEVFAPLLRLSPPPGDHDYIYNLDESEGVCDLFDVPVLNL, from the exons ATGGCGGAGGCCGGGCCGCAGGCGCCGCCGCCCCCGGGCACTCCAAGCCGGCACGAAAAGAGCCTGGGACTACTCACCACCAAGTTCGTGTCTCTTCTGCAGGAGGCCAAGGACGGCGTGCTTGACCTCAAGCTG GCAGCTGACACCCTAGCTGTACGCCAGAAGCGGCGGATTTACGACATTACCAATGTTTTGGAAGGTATCGGGCTGATCGAGAAAAAGTCCAAGAACAGCATCCAGTGGAA GGGTGTGGGGCCTGGCTGCAATACCCGGGAGATTGCCGACAAGCTGATTGAGCTCAAGGCAGAGATCGAGGAGCTGCAGCAGCGGGAGCAAGAACTAGACCAGCACAAGGTGTGGGTGCAGCAGAGCATCCGGAACGTCACAGAGGACGTGCAGAACAGCTG TTTGGCCTACGTCACTCATGAGGACATCTGCAGATGCTTTGCTG GAGATACCCTCTTGGCCATCCGGGCCCCATCAGGCACCAGCCTGGAGGTGCCCATCCCAGAG GGTCTCAATGGGCAGAAGAAGTACCAGATTCACCTGAAGAGTGTGAGTGGTCCCATTGAGGTTCTGCTGGTGAACAAGGAGGCATGGAGCTCACCCCCTGTGGCTGTGCCTGTGCCACCACCTGAAGATCTGCTCCAGAACCCACCTGCTGTTTCCACGCCTCCACCTCTGCCGAAGCCTGCCCTAGCCCAGTCCCAATCCCAGGAAGCCTCACGTCCAAATAGTCCTCAGCTCACTCCCACTCCTGTCCCCGGCAGCGCAGAAGTCCAGGGAATGGCTGGCCCagcagctgagatcacag TGAGTGGCGGCCCTGGAACTGATAGCAAGGACAGTGGTGAGCTCAGTTCACTCCCACTGGGCCCAACAGCACTGGACACCCGGCCACTGCAGTCTTCTGCCCTGCtggacagcagcagcagcagcagcagcagtagcagcagcagcagcagcagcagtaacaGCAGCAGTTTATCTGGACCCAACCCTTCTACCTCCTTTGAGCCCATCAAGGCAGACCCCACAGGTG ttttggaactccCCAAAGAGCTGTCAGAAATCTTTGATCCCACACGAG AGTGCATGAGCTCGGAGCTGCTGGAGGAGTTGATGTCCTCAGAAG TGTTTGCCCCGCTGCTCCGTCTTTCTCCACCCCCCGGAGACCACGATTATATCTACAACCTGGACGAGAGTGAAGGTGTCTGTGACCTCTTTGATGTGCCTGTTCTCAACCTCTGA
- the E2F4 gene encoding transcription factor E2F4 isoform X2, protein MGQARGSRCSSSWPFLAGEEKSCLWDRAAGLSCSSAWQALQGWNPADTLAVRQKRRIYDITNVLEGIGLIEKKSKNSIQWKGVGPGCNTREIADKLIELKAEIEELQQREQELDQHKVWVQQSIRNVTEDVQNSCLAYVTHEDICRCFAGDTLLAIRAPSGTSLEVPIPEGLNGQKKYQIHLKSVSGPIEVLLVNKEAWSSPPVAVPVPPPEDLLQNPPAVSTPPPLPKPALAQSQSQEASRPNSPQLTPTPVPGSAEVQGMAGPAAEITVSGGPGTDSKDSGELSSLPLGPTALDTRPLQSSALLDSSSSSSSSSSSSSSSSNSSSLSGPNPSTSFEPIKADPTGVLELPKELSEIFDPTRECMSSELLEELMSSEVFAPLLRLSPPPGDHDYIYNLDESEGVCDLFDVPVLNL, encoded by the exons ATGGGCCAGGCTCGGGGCTCCAGGTGTTCGTCCTCGTGGCCCTTCCTGGCTGGCGAGGAGAAGAGCTGCCTATGGGACAGAGCTGCGGGCCTGAGCTGCAGTAGCGCCTGGCAGGCACTACAGGGTTGGAATCCAG CTGACACCCTAGCTGTACGCCAGAAGCGGCGGATTTACGACATTACCAATGTTTTGGAAGGTATCGGGCTGATCGAGAAAAAGTCCAAGAACAGCATCCAGTGGAA GGGTGTGGGGCCTGGCTGCAATACCCGGGAGATTGCCGACAAGCTGATTGAGCTCAAGGCAGAGATCGAGGAGCTGCAGCAGCGGGAGCAAGAACTAGACCAGCACAAGGTGTGGGTGCAGCAGAGCATCCGGAACGTCACAGAGGACGTGCAGAACAGCTG TTTGGCCTACGTCACTCATGAGGACATCTGCAGATGCTTTGCTG GAGATACCCTCTTGGCCATCCGGGCCCCATCAGGCACCAGCCTGGAGGTGCCCATCCCAGAG GGTCTCAATGGGCAGAAGAAGTACCAGATTCACCTGAAGAGTGTGAGTGGTCCCATTGAGGTTCTGCTGGTGAACAAGGAGGCATGGAGCTCACCCCCTGTGGCTGTGCCTGTGCCACCACCTGAAGATCTGCTCCAGAACCCACCTGCTGTTTCCACGCCTCCACCTCTGCCGAAGCCTGCCCTAGCCCAGTCCCAATCCCAGGAAGCCTCACGTCCAAATAGTCCTCAGCTCACTCCCACTCCTGTCCCCGGCAGCGCAGAAGTCCAGGGAATGGCTGGCCCagcagctgagatcacag TGAGTGGCGGCCCTGGAACTGATAGCAAGGACAGTGGTGAGCTCAGTTCACTCCCACTGGGCCCAACAGCACTGGACACCCGGCCACTGCAGTCTTCTGCCCTGCtggacagcagcagcagcagcagcagcagtagcagcagcagcagcagcagcagtaacaGCAGCAGTTTATCTGGACCCAACCCTTCTACCTCCTTTGAGCCCATCAAGGCAGACCCCACAGGTG ttttggaactccCCAAAGAGCTGTCAGAAATCTTTGATCCCACACGAG AGTGCATGAGCTCGGAGCTGCTGGAGGAGTTGATGTCCTCAGAAG TGTTTGCCCCGCTGCTCCGTCTTTCTCCACCCCCCGGAGACCACGATTATATCTACAACCTGGACGAGAGTGAAGGTGTCTGTGACCTCTTTGATGTGCCTGTTCTCAACCTCTGA
- the E2F4 gene encoding transcription factor E2F4 isoform X3 codes for MGQARGSRCSSSWPFLAGEEKSCLWDRAAGLSCSSAWQALQADTLAVRQKRRIYDITNVLEGIGLIEKKSKNSIQWKGVGPGCNTREIADKLIELKAEIEELQQREQELDQHKVWVQQSIRNVTEDVQNSCLAYVTHEDICRCFAGDTLLAIRAPSGTSLEVPIPEGLNGQKKYQIHLKSVSGPIEVLLVNKEAWSSPPVAVPVPPPEDLLQNPPAVSTPPPLPKPALAQSQSQEASRPNSPQLTPTPVPGSAEVQGMAGPAAEITVSGGPGTDSKDSGELSSLPLGPTALDTRPLQSSALLDSSSSSSSSSSSSSSSSNSSSLSGPNPSTSFEPIKADPTGVLELPKELSEIFDPTRECMSSELLEELMSSEVFAPLLRLSPPPGDHDYIYNLDESEGVCDLFDVPVLNL; via the exons ATGGGCCAGGCTCGGGGCTCCAGGTGTTCGTCCTCGTGGCCCTTCCTGGCTGGCGAGGAGAAGAGCTGCCTATGGGACAGAGCTGCGGGCCTGAGCTGCAGTAGCGCCTGGCAGGCACTACAGG CTGACACCCTAGCTGTACGCCAGAAGCGGCGGATTTACGACATTACCAATGTTTTGGAAGGTATCGGGCTGATCGAGAAAAAGTCCAAGAACAGCATCCAGTGGAA GGGTGTGGGGCCTGGCTGCAATACCCGGGAGATTGCCGACAAGCTGATTGAGCTCAAGGCAGAGATCGAGGAGCTGCAGCAGCGGGAGCAAGAACTAGACCAGCACAAGGTGTGGGTGCAGCAGAGCATCCGGAACGTCACAGAGGACGTGCAGAACAGCTG TTTGGCCTACGTCACTCATGAGGACATCTGCAGATGCTTTGCTG GAGATACCCTCTTGGCCATCCGGGCCCCATCAGGCACCAGCCTGGAGGTGCCCATCCCAGAG GGTCTCAATGGGCAGAAGAAGTACCAGATTCACCTGAAGAGTGTGAGTGGTCCCATTGAGGTTCTGCTGGTGAACAAGGAGGCATGGAGCTCACCCCCTGTGGCTGTGCCTGTGCCACCACCTGAAGATCTGCTCCAGAACCCACCTGCTGTTTCCACGCCTCCACCTCTGCCGAAGCCTGCCCTAGCCCAGTCCCAATCCCAGGAAGCCTCACGTCCAAATAGTCCTCAGCTCACTCCCACTCCTGTCCCCGGCAGCGCAGAAGTCCAGGGAATGGCTGGCCCagcagctgagatcacag TGAGTGGCGGCCCTGGAACTGATAGCAAGGACAGTGGTGAGCTCAGTTCACTCCCACTGGGCCCAACAGCACTGGACACCCGGCCACTGCAGTCTTCTGCCCTGCtggacagcagcagcagcagcagcagcagtagcagcagcagcagcagcagcagtaacaGCAGCAGTTTATCTGGACCCAACCCTTCTACCTCCTTTGAGCCCATCAAGGCAGACCCCACAGGTG ttttggaactccCCAAAGAGCTGTCAGAAATCTTTGATCCCACACGAG AGTGCATGAGCTCGGAGCTGCTGGAGGAGTTGATGTCCTCAGAAG TGTTTGCCCCGCTGCTCCGTCTTTCTCCACCCCCCGGAGACCACGATTATATCTACAACCTGGACGAGAGTGAAGGTGTCTGTGACCTCTTTGATGTGCCTGTTCTCAACCTCTGA